In Ignavibacteriales bacterium, the sequence CATTCCTGGAGAAGAATACAATATTGTAGATACAAGAACACAAGAAATGCGAAAACAATGCGGTCAGGTAGCGGATGTGGACCTTGGTGCGTCAAATCCTGGCATGACGTTAATTTGGATAAAATAATTGTTTGAGTAGTTGAGAGTAGTCGCTGAAAATATTAGTAAGTGATGTTACACAATGTCAGTTGATTTATAGCCACGACCTGTCCCGAAGGGATGGCGTTGCCAAAGGTCGTGGCAATATTTTGTTGCATTCTGCGTAATATCAATTAGTAATTGAACTATTGAGAGAATATAATAATCAGGAGAATACACTTGAAAAAAGAACGAATTGCCGTCGCGTACTCCGGCGGCCTTGATACATCGGTCATTGTGAAATGGCTGCAGGAAAAATACAATGCAGAGATTATTACTGTTACCGGAAATTTGGGACAGAAGAAGGAACTTGCAGGCGTGAAAGAAAAAGCGCTCAAGACCGGTGCAAAGAAAGCATACGTTCTGGATTTGCGAAAAGAATTTGTGGAAGAATATATTTGGCCGGTGCTCAAAGCCGGTGCGATCTACGAGTTTAACTATCCGATGGCAACAGCAATTGGCCGCCCGTTGCTTGCAAAATCCTTAGTGGAAGTCGCTTTGAAAGAAGGATGTTCCGCGGTTGCGCATGGCTGCACAGGGAAAGGAAACGATCAGGTTCGTTTTGAAGTTGCCGTTGCGGCGCTCGCCCCGGAATTAAAAGTGCTTGCGCCGGTGCGTGAGTGGGAATTTAAATCGCGTGAAGAAGAAATTGCGTACTGCGAGAAGTATGGCATTCCAGTTTCCGCAACGAAGAAGAATCCCTATTCAATCGATGAAAATCTGTGGGGCACTGCGATCGAGTGCGGCGTATTGGAAGATCCGATGGTCGAACCGCCGGCCGATGCGTATCAACGAACAGTACCAGCGAACATGGCGCCGGATGAACCAACGTACGTCACTATTGAATTCAAGTTTGGTGTTCCCATTACATTGAACGGCAAGAAAATGAGCGGTGCAGAATTGATCGACCGTCTTAATGACATTGCGGGGGCAAACGGAGTCGGCAGACTTGATCTTGTTGAGAATCGCCTTGTCGGTATTAAGTCCCGCGAAGTGTATGAAGCTCCCGCGGCGACAGTTCTTCACTTTGCCCATCGCGAGCTTGAACGGCTTGTGCTGGACAAAGACACCGCACACTTTAAAGCCAAACTTGCCAACGATTACGCCGACATGATTTATAACGGATTGTGGTTCACACCTCTTCGGGTTGCAATGGATGCGTTTGTGAATGAAACACAAAAAGTAGTGTCCGGATTGGTGAAAGTGAAACTCTATAAAGGCAATCTCGATATTGCTGGGCGCACTTCGCCTTCTTCACTCTACGATACGAAGCTGGCGACGTACACAGAGGAAGATTCGTTCGACCATAAAGCGAGTGTCGGCTTTATCAAAATCTATGGCTTGCCGATAAAAACATTTTATCAGGTGAATAAAGGCTTACTGAAGAAGAAAAAGTAGAACATAAATTACATTGCATTCACTCAAAAGCCGATAGTCATAGACATCGGCTTTTTTATTCCAAACAGAACTTGAATTTCACCGCATTTCTTGCCTGATTACTACCAAACATCCATATCAATATCAGGAAATTTCGTGCTTCGTTCATTTTTCACAATACTTCTTTTCACTTCGAGCATTATAGCTCAGGTCAAAATCGATTCTGTCCTGCAAAAATCTGTTCCGCTCTATACAAACAAGGATACTTTGTTTCTACAGGTCCAGCGTCCGGACAAGGATACCGTACGGACATTTGCCCCTCGTTATCGGATAGCCGCCTGCACACGACCTGATGCGAAAGCATTCATCAACAGTAAGCAGACAAAAGTGTATGCAAGCGGCGCTTTTGTTGATCTCCTGCCGATACGTGTCGATACTAATACTTTTCGTTTCACAGTAAAATCTGCCACAGGAGATTCGCTGTGGAAAGAATTCGTCATCATCCGTCCGCAGCCGATGAAGAATTCCCCGCATGATACGCTCGTCATCGAACAAGCGATGATGGAGCCTGCGGAAGATAGTTGGCTTACATCCGGCGATGTATTGGAAGTGAAGTTTAAAGGAAGTCCGGGGTGGGAAGCATCGTTTGATATACCGGATGTTGAATCAGGTATTCCCATGCGAGAACTGTCGCCCGCCGAAGGCGGCGGATTTGCCGGGATCTACATTGGCCGGTATATCGTGAAGCCGGCAGATGAAGCACGAGACGTGCAAATTAAATTTCGTCTCAAGAAAAGTTTTTGGAGCAGCGAAAAGGCTTTATCGAAGGCAAAAATATCAATACTACAAAAAGATTTGCCGCGCATTGCAGAAGTTGTGGGCAAGCGTCCATATCTCAATGCCGGGCTCGGCGAAGATCGGCTTGGCGGTTCGAAGCTGGGTTTTCTTCAAGAGGGGGTTCGAGTAGAAATCAACGGTAAGATCGGCTCCCAATATCGTGTTAAACTTTCTGCATCTATGGAAGCATGGCTGCCGGAAGAATTCGCAAAACTTTTACCGTCTGATACACCGCTGCCGCGCGTGCTCGCCGGAGCCATTTCTGCAACAAGCAACGGCCCGGAAGACATTGTCACACTTCCACTTTCCGAAAAACTTCCCTACACCAGTGAATTGTTCGTTCACCCCAATGCACTTGCTGTCGATGTCTATGGTGCAACATCGAACACAAATTGGATTTCACAGTCTCGTTTCGTAAAAGGAATCGAGAGCATTAC encodes:
- a CDS encoding argininosuccinate synthase, which encodes MKKERIAVAYSGGLDTSVIVKWLQEKYNAEIITVTGNLGQKKELAGVKEKALKTGAKKAYVLDLRKEFVEEYIWPVLKAGAIYEFNYPMATAIGRPLLAKSLVEVALKEGCSAVAHGCTGKGNDQVRFEVAVAALAPELKVLAPVREWEFKSREEEIAYCEKYGIPVSATKKNPYSIDENLWGTAIECGVLEDPMVEPPADAYQRTVPANMAPDEPTYVTIEFKFGVPITLNGKKMSGAELIDRLNDIAGANGVGRLDLVENRLVGIKSREVYEAPAATVLHFAHRELERLVLDKDTAHFKAKLANDYADMIYNGLWFTPLRVAMDAFVNETQKVVSGLVKVKLYKGNLDIAGRTSPSSLYDTKLATYTEEDSFDHKASVGFIKIYGLPIKTFYQVNKGLLKKKK
- a CDS encoding N-acetylmuramoyl-L-alanine amidase, with product MLRSFFTILLFTSSIIAQVKIDSVLQKSVPLYTNKDTLFLQVQRPDKDTVRTFAPRYRIAACTRPDAKAFINSKQTKVYASGAFVDLLPIRVDTNTFRFTVKSATGDSLWKEFVIIRPQPMKNSPHDTLVIEQAMMEPAEDSWLTSGDVLEVKFKGSPGWEASFDIPDVESGIPMRELSPAEGGGFAGIYIGRYIVKPADEARDVQIKFRLKKSFWSSEKALSKAKISILQKDLPRIAEVVGKRPYLNAGLGEDRLGGSKLGFLQEGVRVEINGKIGSQYRVKLSASMEAWLPEEFAKLLPSDTPLPRVLAGAISATSNGPEDIVTLPLSEKLPYTSELFVHPNALAVDVYGATSNTNWISQSRFVKGIESITWKQVAANQYRMIIDLLYPHWGYDIDYTGSSLRIKIRRPPVVASPDSVLSGLMIAVDAGHGGDSHGSIGATGVLEKDVNILMARHLETILTSKGVQVVLTRTENDVPAMSERIDKIIRSNARLLVSIHCNSAGDASDPIALRGVSTYYRSLGFKPLADIMYDKMLALGLKPFGEVGGFNFTLNSLTQLPNVLVETAFLSNPEDEMLLLDDGFRKKVAEQIVKGLEEFVRTYTEVK